A window of Gossypium raimondii isolate GPD5lz chromosome 7, ASM2569854v1, whole genome shotgun sequence genomic DNA:
aatttttcaatGGTTAGGTTTATTCAGATCATATACGTTGTGTCGATTCGCATCAAAATTTCGATACGGCAAACGATGCTTTACTTGAAATAGCTAAAAACATGGGTGTGTATAAGAAGATTCTTGAGCAATTTATAGTACGGGAATAATATTGCAACTGAATATGtgttgggttttgaaaaatatatgaaagtCCACAACAATTTGGCTAACACAATAGAAAGAGGTAATCTTGATTGTTCTAGAACCAGGGTTTAGCTCACTTTGTTTTTTGCAACCACCTTTAAAAGGTGACGTCCAATTTGTCTGATTCAATTCTAGTGTTTACAACCCTTTTTCCTATTAtctttaagttttaattattgaaCATACCTTGAGTTAATTATTCTGTTTGGATATTTCAATCTACCATGGTTTATGTATGAACTCTTATGATTGCTTGATGCCTGCATATatgctttaattattttgtattgacattttttggtatatttagtAGTGGGCgcttctaatatttttatttgtcttGCTCAGGCTGAACAGCAAATGGGAGAAAGTTTACTCGCGGGAAGAGGAGTAgtgttttataaaatcttagAAGCTGTACCTTTTCAGGGTAGTGGAGATAAGATCAAGTTGCCACCATCCTGTTTCACAGAATTGTCTGATCAAGGTGCATTTGACAAGGGACCGATGTACTTTCAGTTGTCGCTGGTTCATCAAGAGGGTTCTTCTGCTACTAAGGATGATGACAAGGAAAATAATAGGACCACTCATTCAGGTGTTTTGGAATTCACTGCAGATGAAGGTTCTGTTGCAATTCCTCCCCATGTATGGAGTAATTTGTTCCCTGTGGATGCTCCAAATATTCCCTTGGTTGAGGTTCGCTATGTTCGACTTTCAAAAGGTACATATGCTAAACTTCAACCAGATGGAATTGGCTTTTCTGACTTACCAAATCACAAGGCCATTCTCGAGACAAGCCTTCGTCAGCATGCTACCCTTTCTCAAGATGATGTTCTTACAGTTAAATATGGGGAGTTGACATATAAGTTACGTGTTCTTGAGCTAAAACCCTCTTCAAGCATTTCTGTCTTGGAAACAGATATTGAGGTGGATATTGTCAACCCTGGTGTTGAATCAGAGAGGACTGATCAATATGTCCTAAAACCACTAGCATTTGGTGCATCAGAATCTGGATTGGTTGAGGAGGGAAATTACATGTACTATAAGTTCTCAATTGATGATGATACATGGGAAAAACTTGTTTCTGATGATGTCAAAATAGAGGTGAAGATAGATGCAGAGGCAAATGGCGGAGATACTGACCTTTATGTATCCAAGCATCCCCTCATATTCCCAAACCGACACCAACATGAATGGTCTTCCCATGATGTTGGTTCGAAGACTTTGATCCTCAGTTCCaaagataggaaccttggtacCGGTACTTACAGCCTTGCTGTCTATGGCTTCAAAGGAACAACCAAGTACCAGGTATCGGTGCATGTTCAAGAGAACAGCAAGCATAAGGTGGGTCAACAAGCTACGCATTCATCTTCGATGGAGGTGGATACTGTGGAGTGTCGAAACTGCAAGCATTTTATTCCCAGTAGGAGTATAGCACTGCATGAAGCATACTGTAGCAGACATAATGTTGTTTGTACACATGCTGGTTGTGGAATAGTTCTTAGGATTGAAGAGGCTAAAAATCATGTGCATTGCGACAAATGTGGACAAGCTTTTCATCTAGGAGAGATGGAGAAACACATGAAAGTGTTTCATGAACCTCTTAGGTGTCCTTGTGGAGTAGTCCTTGAGAAGGAAGATATGGTAAGCCAAACTCCTTTTGCagtaattcatttcatattactttatttgaattaattagaGCATTATTActgtcattttttttttcataagcaGAAATAAGCAAACTTAAGAACATAATAACTATTGTTTTGGTTCTGTAAGAATGTTGCTTAATGAATAACTTATTATATGGTGTGTCATTCTTTGCCAGTTCAAGTTAAAAAGATCATATACCCACTAGCCTGCTTCTATGCTTGCAGATGATGAATAGGACTGAGCATGAATCCTTATTGAAAATTACAGTTTTAGGTGTTCTATAAGGTTGTGAATACTATATACAATGTCGAACATTTAGAGTTTCTATTGCTGTCGACATGATCTAGATATGGTCTAGcaaaatgaaaagtttaaaaCAGTTGTGTGTATGAAAGAGAATCGCAGATGGCTGGCACCCATTGTGGCATGTCTAAACTCACTCCAacaatttggttttctttttctaaacaTGAAGGTGGAATATTTCATATTTGATGGGATTCATCATCACCTAAGCTAGTTAAAGGAACATCATGATCTTTGTTTATCTCCTAGAGTAAGCAAAACAAGAACTGGGTGATTGGAAATGGAAACTTCAActgcatctttcttttctttctgataaacctttattttcattttgtattgACAGGTGCAACACCAAACCTCAGATTGTCCCCTGCGTTTAATTACATGTCGGTTTTGTGGAGACATGGTTCAAGCTGGAAGCTCTGCCATGGATGTTCGCGACAGATTAAGAGGGCTTTCGGAGCATGAGAGCATTTGTGGCTCAAGGACTGCTCCATGTGATTCTTGTGGACGTTCTGTAATGTTGAAAGACATGGACATCCACCAGATTGCTGTTCACCAGAAGAACTAATGTCAACTTCCCAATTGCGATGAAGTCCAAAATCAGCAATTCTTTGCGtggtttaaatttgtttattaaaagaaaaagcaagCACACAACACTGTAGTTGTTGACATATGTGCTTGAATCAAAGAAGCTGATGTGCTTATCTGTATCTACTAAGAACTATGGGGCATCTTTTGTTATTTGCTTGTGAGAGACGGAAAATATAAATCATGTGAATGGTATTCTTTATATAAGAAGAATGGCAAGAACTCAATGGCAACTTTGCTAAATGCTAATACAGTTTATTAGCCATGGTGGCCCTGTAATTTTTAGCTTATTGCTTTCCTTTTGGGATGAAGCCCTGGAAGCTTCTGTCAGGTTTTGATGGCAGCTTGTCCACTTCTGAACCTTCTTTTTTGCGTTTTTACTGCATTTTTATCTTTATAGTGCCATTTGGTTTCAAAGTTTTTGCGTGGGACAGGCATTTCTTGGGTTAGTCAAAATTACATTTCTATAGTTTCAAAAATGCCTATTTACTCCCTACGGATatttttgctaagcaattttaaataaaattacaattatacgTTTGCTATTATTTATCTAATGTagtatttatttagttttttattcatttctctatttaattacaaaataatgaaaatttaattgcatattgaagtgttataaaattaaatatatttgactcatttttaggaaaatgtattttactttaattaaaattaaatattgtaacTTTATAATGAGTTATATAATGATTTTGagataatgtaaaattatttagttagtattattttagAAGGTTTTGAtgagaaagaaatttattaaaatataatcataaaaattatctcaaagttaatattataattaaatatttaaacatttaacatacatttgtataaatatattcaaCAAGGCTTTAGTTTACTGACAAGATTAAGgtcaagaaaattttaaaatcccaTGGTTGAATCTCACTTTATGTAATTCATGTGTAACCTCTCACTCTATATTCATTCTAAATTATGTTTCATCATATATGGACCTTgtatagatttattttagtataagtatgatatatgttggttattactctgataataatttaaaataattaatttttattatagttaTTCGAATGTATTATCTGTAATTATAATTGCAATTTTATGTAGGGttgagcaaagaaaaaaaaacaatttaaactgATGTATTTGGTTCAGTGTTGTTCGGGTTTTGTATTTTTCGGTTCGATTTCGAGTTAATGTTATCACCCAAACCGCATAAGTCTAGGTTCGATTTTTCCACATGGAACATGTTTTATTCATATCAAActgaatgaaaaagaaaaactctaTTTAAAAGAATAGTTCTAATAGAATAATAGATTGGTCATTTCAATGTCTATATAGACTAATTCATTTAACCCTATGCTGCTGctgctgatgatgatgatgacaaCGACGATGAcgatgataaaaaaaactagatataattatacaaaaagttaaagttatggaaatattttataaaaaaaagttataaaagtatAGCTTTATATTAGAGTAGAtgaatcatttattaaatataataattataattataagcataattttaattttagaaatatagtttatgaaactttatagtattttatttataaaagaaataactaTTCACATgttatcaattatatatatttgataattatgaaattaattaattatatgacATATTGTAATGGTTCAATTATAACTAATTAAAGCTAGCAACTAATTAATAGAAatgatataacaaaacattaggtatatgaatgatttatatattaGCTTTCCTTTTAGCAACTTTAAATGATTTATCTATTTAACagcttaaattaaaaaaattaaatggtttcGTGGATGATTAtgatcttaatttaattatttaagtcactttataaatagataaatgaatTTAGAGCATGTATTATGATTTTTCTGAAACGAAAATCGATAATTGTAATATTAGATTTATAAAGCCCCAATTTGATAAAAACCATCGAACCAAATCAAATCGAACTGCAATTATTGATTTcagatatttcaatttttattcaatacgatttcaatttcaatttcaaaagttaaaaaccAAATCAAGTGATTCggttcatttttttgtttaaaaaccGAACTGAATCGAATACACCCCTAATTGTATGTGTAACTTCAAAGAATCCcacatatattaattcaaaaatgtattttgtttaacatatgattatattataatataaatttaatattagttaaattattttataactaattaatttttttattattttaattaaaatttattgaatataaacattgaagataaaaataaacagaataataattaattaataataaatttatcttttaatttaaaattcatgtaataaATAAACCTTAGGTGGTTAATGAACTTTTCATCAAACCCTAGAGTATGTTTGAGTGAggaattggtcattttaataagttttaaaattttaaaataaatttatttatttgagtaaatacattaaagaattttaaaattttaagaaattttgaatttaaagtgACTCAAATTCCTATTTGTATTTCACAGAGGTGGCTTTTCAAAATGCtttcatttaataaatgttgtcccatagtaaaattaaaatattaattttgaaatgtaattttatttaatttaaattaatatttttatattttatattattaaaatatttatatattttaatatcattactttttgtttaaaattacattttttaacttattaaatttcattaacctaactttttttataaataaaattatttatccaaaCACACCTTAGGTGGTAGGTGGGTATTTTAGACCATAAGAGTAAAtggaatttttattaaagtCCAAAAGAGTTTGAATAAGCAATTGAGAATAATATATTCGAGTGAGATTTAAGTCATAATAAATTAGGAAAACCCACATATATTTACACAAAATGAGAGTAAAAAATGGAATATTAAAACTTTAGGACATTAGCCTTTGTCAACACTACCAAAATGTCATTGCACAAAATTTACACTTTTTTAGGGTTAAAAGATTACATTTAATTCTTCAGTTTGggttacaaatataaaataagtacaAATATATGTCTAACTAACTACAATGTAGAATCAAGTCAATATAAAATGCAACAGTGAAAAATCAGACAAAACCTGCACATGATGGGACGAAAACCCATACAACACAATTGCGCATTGTGAGAATCGAACCTAGATACTCAAAGATCCAGAACCTCCACCTTAACCAATAAGTCAATgccttattaggaaaaatactttttttttggcATGGCAAGATGAGCAAACAATACGACTAGGAGTAAATGATGTAGTTCATTGATGTGCAAATGGCCCATCTTCTTACTTCCTTCCTTAGTTATAGGTTGCCATTGATTTATTGGTGAATGGAGATTGAGTTGAGGAGGTGGTGGATGTCATTATACATCAAAAAAATCTTCCAACCTATGATAGTTTGACTAAGGGTGATATTAATccattttcaatcttttctAAGAAGGCTACAGAATGAGACATTGTGAGATTTGAGAATCATTAGGATAGATCGTAAAGTGAGGATCCTAGTTTGTAAATTTCTAGTTACTCTAAAGCTTTTATTTGGGATCATTTGTGAGCCATTAGTTTCTTGGACAATCGTTGCTCCACCTATAAGATTTAAAAGCAAGTTGTTGTTGATGTGTACGAAAAGAGTCCAATGTGTTGAAGTAAAACCCTAATCAAGGGATCTCAAGGGTCAGcagtactttataattcaatccaacccaatatttgtttttctaattcccaaaataaatatcttaaattaatttctcaattaaataattttctcaaaccaattctaattacattaaaattatgatgaCTTTATCGTAAaaaaatctatgagaaaatatatttaatttttctatattcaatggattcaccatgaccaataaatttatttccattttcgaaattcaattatttaatcacttaataataatttgaaaaaccataaattcattttccaattcatttcaatttagatAAAACGACATTCATTTTCCAAATGTTTCatatttctctaactttaccattttcatccatttatgttcatttgattcaacttACAATTTGTTTCTGGTTTCAAAGAATTAGCGGagggactgattggacatatgtgattaagcctcaaatgatttataattaagtttcaggTTTTGACCTATCAATTgcaaactcatttagtcacgaaatcattccactttagtatcgtgattgagctctacataatgacataccattaagAAAGCAAATCAATCAATGCTCGTTCAATGACATTGCCATAAATGTGTAACCCTTCTAGGATATCCTTACTATCTTTGGGATAAATGACAATACAGAAGAGTCTTGGTAAATGGGTCCGTTAAGTTGTCCTTGGATGCGACCCTGACTACATCCACAATTCTTTTTGCAACTACCTTGCTTATGATGTgatattttctataaatttgTTTCGTCCTCTTGTGGTTTATCATCTCCTTAGTATTAGCTATTGTCGCATTGTTGTCACAATACAGTGTAATAACTTTTTCCATACCAAGAACAACTTCAAGATCCGTAAGGAACTTTTGAAGTCATATTGCCTCTTTTGTAACCTTAGAAGCAATCACATATTCGGCCTCCATAGTGGAGTCAGCAGTACAACTTTGCTTTACACTTCTCCACACAATAGACCTGCCACCTAGGATAAAAACACAACCAGATGTCAATTTCCTTAAATCCTAACACGTTTGGAAGTCAAAATCAATATATCCAATAGGAGTAAGATCTTCTCcggaatacacaagcatataatccctcgTTCTTCATAAATACTTCAGTATATGCTTAACTTCTTGCTAGTTTCTTGATCTTGGATTTGCCTATATCTACTCACAAACTCCATTACGAAATAGATATCTAGATGTGTGCATAACATAacatacatgagacttcctactACCGAAGCATAAAGAACCTTTCtcatgttttctctttcttccacTATCTTAGGACAATCCTCCAAAGAAAGATAAAATCCTGATACAAAAGGTTGATTTCTCTTCTTTGAATCGATCATGTCATAACGTTCTAATATATTGTATATGTATGAAGCTTGAGACAATTctatcactttgttctttcgATCCCTTAGGACTCAAATTTCTGGAATAAAATTAGCTTCTCCTAAGTCTTTCATGCTAAACTATTGGGTTAACCACAGTTTAACCAATGCCAATTTCTCTACATCATTCCCATTGAGTAGAATGTCATCGACATACAGAACGAGAAAGACCACATTTCCATCCTCAATACGTTTATAAACATAAGGTTCATCTATGTTtttctcaaatccaaaagtcttgatAACTTGATCATATCTTCGATTCCATGAGCGAGATGCttgtttaagtccatatatggatctaagcagtttgcaaactttatgctcATTTCCTTCAGCTATATCTTCTATGGGTTGCATAATATATATGCTCTCTTTAAGATAGTCGTTTAAGAATATGTCTTGACATCTAATTGCAAATCTTGTAATAGAGAGTCATCGCAATGGATAACAATATGCTGATTGACTTGAGCATAACAACTGAAAAGAAGGTTTTTTCATAATCAATACCTTTTTTCTGAGTATAACCGTTTGTTACAAGTCTGACCTTATAAGTTTTCACTTTTTCATAcgcatttcttttcttcttatagGTCAACTTACACCCTAAGTGtagtttatttttcatttatacttgtaaatttttaaacatattggtttaaataaaatttcattcttcCCATTAATATCGTTTGCTTTTTTCTTCAACGATATTTGCACTCAAAGCAAAATGTGagcaaatattttctcattgattacctaatgtttaactaatactaagctaCATTACATGGTTGGATCGTAATGCAagaagacaacttgtattagtaggtTTGCTAATAGGTTCATAGTTTGATGAATCGAAATAGAGTAAATTGATTAAAGGACTATTGTGTTGTCTATCAAGTACAAATGGAGAGTACCTTATCTTGGGTATCGAAGTGGTTTACTCCTGGAAGATAAAGACATAAATGTGATTGTCTAGATTGACAATACATCAGACATGATCCAAGTGAATTAATCCTATATCTATTTATGGATTAATTCACttatgacattcatagtgtgtcTTACCTCAATCCTAAGAAAGTGACTAACTATAtgtgtgtatgaattgtatacTTTGATGCATTAAAATCCAAAGTTCAAATAACTAAATAGTCAAAAGTTGGTATGTTCGGTATATGATTTTTGCATAACTTAGCTTCATTTACCATAGTGGAATTCATTGCTCaataaaagggtaaatgatatcctctcattagcattacatgatagatagAAAATTAACGTGGTCATGAGTCATTTGATTAGgacaaatgatttaattattatttgttagtaattgaccttttcatgaaagaaaatgtaatggttactataagataaaataggatcatattggatGAACGAGTTTAACCCAAAAAGATGAAGGATATTTTATGAAGGGTAACACATATATGGCAAGGTCATTGGGCAAGCACTTGTTAAAGTTGCTTCcataatggtatataataaggGAGAGTTCAAACATAGTACTTTAATGGTGTAACATCGTTAACCCGTCTCTGTTGTCGGATTAGgattacagagcattaccgatcaatcgcaaaaaatttaacatcatAGTATTAAATAGATTAACCTTATTAAATACCAACCAATCATatgcattttgtccctaaattgagccttcgaggccctaaaaatcgCTTATAAgcaattcgagactaaattgaaacaaatcagAAGTTTTAAGAATAtgatgaaaattttccaaaataggggacacacgaccgtgtggccaggccgtgtaacttttgaaatagggacacacagtcgtcTCCCTGCCCGTGTAACTCAATGAGTTgggccacacggttgtgtcgcAGGTCGTGCGCCAGACCGTGTAATTCTCTGACTagtgacacacggccgtgtcgcaagccgtgtgctaggctatgtGACACATTAAGTTAaaacacatggtcgtgtctcaAACCATGTGTGGCACACAGCCAAgtgacacgggcgtgtcccaggccgtgtgcactTAAATGATCCTTAAAtgacaagtttaccatttcaaactTACTTGGATCCTAACTAATCCATTTACCAACCAttaaacctattcaaaatgaaattatacaagcttaaaacatactAAATCAACCATCCTAAGTGTCtgaccaatgtaccctcattggtaccataaatatacacaattataCAACATTATaaatcatcaaccaaaacatGTCAATTCAGACATATTAACTCCAATATGCCTATCATAGGCACCTTAAATCACAACAAATCCAAATAGACCTCTTAGTCATACACATACTACAGGTTTATATCAAAAACATATTGCATCATTCACATTCCATAGCAATTCATATCTAAACTTTTGCCCagcaaacatcaaaatcatgTAATGGTATTCGCTCCTTACACATATACATACTAAAACAAAAGTAAGGTCAAAAcaagcctattacatgccatataatccaaaACAAACTTTCCAAAAACTACCGAATAAGGATGGATACTGTGACTTGAGTGTTGATCCAATCATCTAACCTTCGAAAGTATctacaaaaatagaaattaatgcAACTAAGCtcattgaagcttagtaagttccacgtacaaaaatattaaaatcttaccgaagtaaatataacaattaaataaaaaataactcaaTAAACAAGTGTTTCATGCCATCCATAAAGTCGAACCGGTGAATTACATAATTCAACTCAAAGTTCAAACGATAATTTTAGGgagaataaatatatatatatatatattcataatgaAGTCAATTCAAGAGGTCAAATACATGCTATGccaatcaaaatcattaaataagTTGTAGCACAATAACTTACGATCTGAAGAACAACTTACAGATATGAGTACAAAAGTAATCCACTCGAAACACGccaaatgctcataagagctaatccaaccaaaaacatgCCAAGTGCTCCGAAGAGCTAATCCAACTGATAACATGCCAAATGCTCATAAGAGTTAATCCAACTGAAAACACGCCAAACGATCATACGAGCTATACATCCGCTCCCATAACATGCCGGAACAACACGAGAATTTGCAACAAATCCTAAACCTCGACATACTCAAGAAAGATATATAAATCACACCACATCAATCTCCACTCCAATCCCCACATAACACGTCATTCAACTGTATTCTATCTCGCGTTTATCCGATCcaaatattgaaattcaatAACATTTCTCAAAAAAACTTTACATTATCATTAAAACAATTAagatagatattaaattataattcgtacgaacttacctggactaAGTCGTAATAGTTGCAAAAGTTAAGGGactatttcacaatttttccttttccatgtAAATCAGCAGGGTCttaatctaaaatgtaaaatttctcaattatcAGCTTATAATTCACATTCCAATTTATTctacattttattccttttatttttcaaaattacacaattgaccctaacttttacaacttttgtaatttagtcccttaacccgaaaatcatcaaattgaccattttctaGGAATCAAATTATAGTCTAATATTATAGGCCCTTAAAAATTCCCTATTAAACACCAAATTCACCatcaaaccttgaaattttaacattttaacaatttaatccataaatcaaaatttaacaaaaatcatttcacaaaacaaccaaataccacaatcaaagcttcaaacacatagttatcataacaaacattcaaaattcataaatggaaacttctaaaatttttaacagattcaaaaacggAGGTACGGGCTAGAgcgacctagttgcaacgatctcaaaaacataaaaattataagagatagattttgatttcaCTTACATGCAGTGGAAACAACCAAAACCGAAGCTTTTTCTCCCTAGCTATGGTGTTCGGTCAATTGAATAAGAaaatcttttattctttctttaattttgttttaattttcattaaattacaaaattaccattgtacatatattattatatcattttcaaccaaattgTTGTCCCACCATATTAACTAAGGCATAATTTCTACTTAAGTTCTTcctcatttattaattaatctatttgATCACCTAAATGCAATAATTACTATGTTTtgcaccttttcaatttagtcattttttcttaattagctatctaaacgataaaatttcttaaccaaaaattaatacgactctaatggctccataaatattctataaataatatttacaagtcaacatgataaaatttttgtcccgaaaccattgtttcaTCACCACTAAAAAACAAGCTTTTATAAATGGAatgactccatgattaaataatgttttaattaatagaagaagagttggaatttaattataaattatttttgtaataacctgatttttgttggaattagaaattttggtttcAAGATCGAATTTTTTAAATCGAGCCATTCTGAAAAGTTGAACAGAAAGGTTTCTGAGGCAAGAACAAGaatcgaaaaagaaattattaagtaattaaattagataaatttttaagattagGCTGCGGCCGTGTGGGAATCATGTCATGACATTGAAAGCAGAAACTCGACATCATGACTTCAATCGAGGTGAGTTGCAGCCTTGAAGACAGAGGGCCGACGTCTTGACTTTGAAGATAAGAGGATTCAATATCGCCACCTCAAAAGAAGAGAATCACGACCATAGAGATAGAAGctcgatgtcgcaacatcaaTAGAGTGGTATCGAGACTCAGAAGGTAAAATCCTTCAAACTTTgcataatttaactcaaacctACCAATCACATAATTCAATTGGTTTAAGTGACCcaaaaatgcaatttaactCATCTTAAACATTAAATCAAATACCCAATTAACTTCATCGATATTTACAACAACTTAATTCATATGACCTTAAGCATATCTAAATCCACTTGAGTCTTGTGCACCTTTCAAAATGTTCAAAGTATAATATACACTCTGCACCTCATCAGTAGAAACCAAAGTATAATCCCGTACACTAATCATATTGCATCCCATCTATACTCAACTTTGCCCGagatagttaatagggtaaccaaatattcaaatatatattcatgatCACATATCATAATTTCATACAATGCTCGTTTATACCATGTTCATCTCAATTTAATTATCGACATTCCATATCATCATATACAACTCGAATCATGAGACAAGTATAATGCTTACCTCTAATATGCTAGtttgtaacaaaataatatatatctgAACTCAAATCATGAAA
This region includes:
- the LOC105802403 gene encoding uncharacterized protein LOC105802403; the encoded protein is MDFELRRAREKLDKEQRERKERAKLKLDRERKAKEEAKKQRDAIEAAQRSRRLDAIEAQLKAEQQMGESLLAGRGVVFYKILEAVPFQGSGDKIKLPPSCFTELSDQGAFDKGPMYFQLSLVHQEGSSATKDDDKENNRTTHSGVLEFTADEGSVAIPPHVWSNLFPVDAPNIPLVEVRYVRLSKGTYAKLQPDGIGFSDLPNHKAILETSLRQHATLSQDDVLTVKYGELTYKLRVLELKPSSSISVLETDIEVDIVNPGVESERTDQYVLKPLAFGASESGLVEEGNYMYYKFSIDDDTWEKLVSDDVKIEVKIDAEANGGDTDLYVSKHPLIFPNRHQHEWSSHDVGSKTLILSSKDRNLGTGTYSLAVYGFKGTTKYQVSVHVQENSKHKVGQQATHSSSMEVDTVECRNCKHFIPSRSIALHEAYCSRHNVVCTHAGCGIVLRIEEAKNHVHCDKCGQAFHLGEMEKHMKVFHEPLRCPCGVVLEKEDMVQHQTSDCPLRLITCRFCGDMVQAGSSAMDVRDRLRGLSEHESICGSRTAPCDSCGRSVMLKDMDIHQIAVHQKN